Genomic segment of Aliiroseovarius sp. M344:
ATTTGCCGACCGGTGCGTTCAGCGGCCAGCAGTTCAGCGGCTGCAGCGGCGTGTTCGTCGGGGGTCATACCACCTCGTCCTCGACCGTGTTGCGCAGGGTGCCGATGCCCTCGACCGAGACTTCGACCACGTCGCCGGGCTTCAGATAGCGCGGCGGATCGAACCGGGCCCCGGCCCCGGTGGGCGTGCCGGTGACGATAATATCGCCGGGCTGAAGCGTCATGAAGGTCGAGATATAGGCGATCTCCTCGCGGATCGGGAACATCATGCGGTCCAGCGTGTCGTCTTGGCGAAGCTCTCCGTTCACATGGGTCTGAATGCGCGCGTCATCCAACTGGGCGGCATCAGTGAATGGGACAAGCCACGGCCCAATCGAGCCAGAGCGGTCCCAGTTCTTGCCCTGTGTGACGTTGAATTTCGCATGACGCACCCAATCGCGGATTGTGCCCTCGTTGCACAAGGTCAGAGCGGCGATGTGATCATAGGCGGCCTCTGCCGTGATCCGCCGGCCCGCTTTGCCGATCACAATCGCCACCTCGCCTTCATAATCCAGCGTGTGGTTTTCCGGTGGGCGGATCAGCGGGCGATCATGCCCGGTAAAGCCACTGGCAAAACGCGGGAACAGCGACATGTATTTGGGCTGCGCGCTGCCATCTTTGTATTCCGCATTGCGGTCGGGAAAGTTCACCCCAACGCACAGGATGCGCGGCGCGTTGGGCATCACCATGTCAAAGGTGAAATCGGTGTGCGTAACGGTTTTGCCCGTGGCGGCGACGATTAGGTCATCCAGCCCGCCCGCAGCAATCACATCGTAAAGGGTCGGCCACTGCGGGAAACCTTGGGACAGGGCCACAGCGCCCGCATCAGTGATAGCGCCATAGTACGAGACGCCATCGGCGGTGAAACTGGCAATACGCATTTTTGATCCTGTCAGACTGAGAAACTGATATTGGCTTGTCCGGTGCCGGAGCTGCCGAAATACGGGGTGTAAATGTCAATCTCGCCGTCATAATCCTTCCAGCCCAGCGCTCCGAACAGAAGGGCGGTGTCATTCATCGCGCATTCCCCGGTGCATTTGACGGCATAGTCCGGCAACAGATCGAGGAATTCACCCCACCGACCGCCTGCCCACAGCTCCAACACGCGCATGTCCATCTGGCGGTTGAATTCACCGTTGACCGAGTTCAGCCCATCGACCGAGCGTTCGTTCGGGGTGAAATCGTGGCTCAGAGACCCGGAGGCGAAGATCGCAACTTTTCTGTCCGACCGGCGGATACCTTCGGCAATAGCCGCGCCCCAACGACGGTTTTCTTCGATGGATGAAAACTGGTTCACGGCCACAGGCAACACGCGCGCGTTCACGCCTTCGTTGATGAAGTGCATGGGCAATAGCGTGCCGTATTCCATCCCCAGATCAGGCTGCGCATGCCCCATGGCCCGCTCGCCCCGTTCTTCCAGAACCGACAAGATTGACGCTGCCAGCTCGCTGTCGCCCTGATAGTCAAATTCCATATCTGCCAGCATATGAGGCAGCTCGTGGCTGATGAACCGGCCCTTATGGTGCGGTTTTGCATTCAGGTGGAACCCTTGGTTGGTGATCCAGTGGGTATCGAAGATGACGAACGTATCCACACCACGATCAATCGCGTCCTGTCGCAGCTTCGCATAGCCATCAATAGCGGGCTGCCGGATGCCTTTGTATTTCTCCATCGTGTGCGACATCCAGATGCTGGGCACATGAGTGATCTTTGCGGCTTGAACGATTTGTCCCATTTGGGTCTCCTCCGTATCGGCGGGGTACGCGGCGGCACGTTAACATGGTCGGTCGCGGGCTGGTATCAGGCACCCAGTCGCATGATCTTGTGATCACCAGTAGCAAAGCCGATATGCTTTTGCTCCATGTAGAATTCGAACGACCAGTCACCGCCATCGCGCCCGATGCCCGAGGCTTTGACACCACCAAACGGCGTCGGCAGGTGGCGGACATTTTCCGAGTTCACCCAAATCATGCCCGCTTCCAGCTTGTCGGTGAAGCGCAGCGCGCGCGTCAGGTCATTGGTCCAGACATAACCGGTCAGGCCATATTCCGTGTCGTTGGCCATGGCGAGCGCTTCTTCCTCGGTCGAAAACGGGATAGAGGTCAGGACCGGTCCGAAAATCTCTTCGCGCGCGATGCGCATGTCGTTGGTGGCGTTGGTAAACAGTGTGGGGCGCACGAAGTAGCCGTCTTTGCGCACGGTCTCGCCGCCTGCTGCAACCGTGGCGCCATCTTGTCGCGCGATGTCAAAATAGGACGTGACCTTGTTGAAATGATCCTCGGTCACCAGCGGGCCGATCTCGGTGACGGGATCCAGCGGGTGGCCCACTTTGATGTTGTTCACGCGTTGGGTCAGACGGGCTTCGAACTCTTCGCGTATGGTATCCTGCACGAACAGGCGCGAGGACGACGTGCAGCGTTCGCCGTTGATCGAATAAATCATGAAGATCACCGCATCCAGCGCCCGTTCCAGATCGGCGTCATCAAAGACAATCACCGGGTTTTTTCCGCCCAGTTCTAGGTGATTGCGTTTCAGCGTATCGGCGCCTTGTTTGGTGATCAGCGACCCGGTGCGGCTTTCACCGACAAAGGCAATGGCCCGGATCAAGGGGTGTTCACACAGCGCTTTGCCCGCGTCTTCGCCAAATCCGTTCACGGTGTTCAGAACGCCGGCGGGAAGCCCTGCCTCTTCGGCGATCTCGACCAGCAGGCGCGCGGATAATGGCGAGGCCTCGGCCGGTTTGTGCACGACAGTGCAGCCCGCCGCCAGCGCAGGCGCGATCTTCCAGGTCGACAGCATGAAGGGCGTGTTCCATGGCGTGATCACTCCAACCGGGCCAATCGGCACGCGGGTGGTGACATTCATCAACGTTGGCGATTTCAGGTGCTGCCCATCGCGGGACTGCACGATCTGATCGGCAAAATAGCGAAAATTCTCTGCCCCGCGCAAAGCCGCTTTGGACATGAACCGAATGGTCTGGCCGGTGTCCCAGCATTCGCACAAGGCGATTTCTTCGGCCCGCGCCTCGATCGCTTCGGCCACATTGATCAGGATCTTGCGCCGCTCGGCGGCGGCCATATCGCGCCAATCGGCAAAGGCCGCATGGGCTGCCTGTGCGGCCGCATCGATATCCGCAGCCGTGCCATGCGCCACGTCGCAGATCAGGCTTTTGTCGACCGGGGACTGCGTAGTGAACGTCCCGCCCGCGCCCGCACGGTCAACACCGCCGATTCGGTTCTGGATCCCACCTTGGCGAAATCGCGAAAGATACCCGTCGCGCTTCTTGAGATTCTCGTCTAGTGCGGCCATGTCGCCCCCTCTTAACCAACTTACCAATCATAAGCCTGCGTCTGTAATTTGGTTCACATGTTAACTAATTAAGGGAAGCACTGTCAACCCGAAGCGCGCACACTGGGCCAAACAAAACGTTTGTCGCGCGGCTATAGGCCGAAAAGGCTCGAAAAATGGCCACAATGACGTTTCCAGCCCAAAATACGGTTTTTTTGTCACCCTTAGTGTGGTTGATCTGCTGCTGACTGGGCGTCGAAGCTGACCGGTTCGGTCAATACTCAAGGGGAAGGCATGATTGATATCTGGTCTGGCATGACCCAAGCGTTCTGGCTTTTGGTGACGCTTGATGCCGATCTTGTTGAAATTACGCTAAGATCACTGCGCGTTACGTTGACCGCGCTGGTGATCGCCTGTGCGATTGCGCTGCCGTTGGGCGCATTTCTGGCCGTGCGCCGTTTCCGTGCCCGTCGGGTCACAATCGCCGTTCTGAATGCCCTGATGGGTCTGCCACCGGTCGTGGTTGGCTTGATCGTCTACGTGCTTTTCAGCCGCTCCGGGCCGCTTGGGGTGTTCGGATTGTTGTTTACGCCCACGGCAATGATCATTGCACAGGTTATCATCATCACGCCGCTGATCGCGTCGATCGCACACCAGGCGCTGCGTGAGCTCTGGTCAGATTATCATGACCTGCTGATCTCGATGAACACGACACAGCGGCAGCGCATTCAAGCCCTTCTGTGGGACGGCCGGCGCGCATTGCTGACGGCCGCGCTGGCGGGGTTCGGGCGTGCCATCGGCGAAGTCGGCGCGATCATGGTGGTGGGCGGAAACATCGACCACCACACCCGCGTTTTGACCACGGCGATCGCGCTGGAAACCGGAAAAGGCGACTTCGCCCTGGCCCTTGGTCTTGGGTTCGTTCTGATCTTCATGGCAATTGCCGTGAACCTGGCCATCCACGTCATCAGCCGCACAGAACAGGGGGGACGATGGTGAGCAAGCTGTTCCCTGTGGTCATCAACGATGCGTCGGTGCGCCGTGCGGGCAAAGTGTTGCTCGCCCCTACCGATCTGACGCTCAAGGGTCACGGCGTCACAATTGTGATCGGGCCAAATGGCGCGGGCAAGACCTCGTTGCTGCGGATGCTGCACGGGATTGCGCGGTTGGGCAGCGGGTCCATTACCTGGGCCTGCCCCGACGACGAAGCCCGGCGCCGACAAGCCTTTGTCTTCCAATCCCCTATCATCATGCGCCGCTCGGTTTTGGGAAATCTGGTCTATCCGCTTCGCCAGACCGGGATGTCGCGCGCCGACGCCAACGCGCGCGCGGCACAGGCTGCCGATGAGGTTGGGCTGGGCGAGATGCTCGACCGCCCTGCCCTGTTTCTGTCGGGCGGTGAACGGCAAAAACTTGCGCTGGCCCGCGCCTTGATCACCAAGCCAGATCTGCTGTTTCTGGACGAGCCATGTGCATCGCTTGACGGGCGCGCAACCCGCGAAATAGAGGCCATACTGACGCGCACGGCAACAGCCGGAACACGGTTGATCATGTCGACCCACGATATGGGGCAAGCGCGGCGTCTGGCGACCGAAGTCATTTTCCTGCTGAACGGGAAAATCCACGAACACAGCCCGGCAGAGCAATTCTTTGCAGGGCCAACAACCGCACAGGCAGCGGCATTTCTTAAAGGGGATATTGTCGAATGATCCGGTTTATTCTGGGGGCCATAACATCTTTGGCTCTTGCTGGCACCGCACTTGCCGACGACATGAAGCTTGCGGTGACGACGTCATTCCACAACTCGGGTCTGGCTGACATCTTGCTGCCGCAGATCAAACAAGACACGGGCATCGAGGTCCAGCTTTTGGTTGTCGGCACCGGTCAGGCAATCAAGCTAGGTGCAGGGGGGGACGTAGACGCAATCTTGGTGCATTCACGCTCAGCCGAGGAGGAATTCTTGGCAGAGGGTTTAGGCACCCATCGCCGCGAGATAATGTACAATGACTTCGTTTTCATTGGCCCCAAAGCGGATGAGGCCAAGCTGGCCGAGGCGACAAGCGCCACCGATGCCCTGACGCGCATCGCAACCGCCACCGCACCCTTTGTCAGCCGCGGTGATGACAGCGGTACCCACAAAAAAGAACGAAGCCTGTGGGCCGCCGCAGACCTCGCCCCCTCTGGCGCATGGTACAATGAAGTCGGCGCAGGTATGGGGGCGGCTCTGAACACGGCTGCAGCCTTGGATGCCTATATCATGTCAGACCGAGCGAGCTGGCTGAACTTTGCCAATAAGGGCGAACTGGCGCTGATCTACGCAGGTGATCCGTTGCTGTTCAACCAGTATGCCTTTTTGCCGGTAAACTCGGAAAAGCACCCGCATGTTAAAGCAGCGCTGACCGCGAAACTGGAAGACTGGCTGGTGTCCGAAACCGCGAAGTTACTGATCAATGGCTATAGGATCAACGGCGAGACCTTGTTTGTTTTCAATGCCGATTAACGCGGGCTGACAACCGCCTTGCCCGACCGCCGCGTCACTGGCCAGCATGATCTGCGATGACCGCGTCGACCTCGATTTCGACCAGCCATTCTGGGTTCACAAATCTTGTCACAGCCATGATCGTGTCAACAGGGCGCGCATCAAGGCAATATGGTTTGCGCGCATCGATGGCTGCTTTCCAGTTCTCGATGTCGGTCAGGATAACTCTCGTGCGGACGATGTCCTGCAAACCGGAACCAGCCTGTTCCAGCGCCGCCTTGATGATCTCAAAACACTGCGTTGTCTGTGCGTGGACATCGCCAATGCCGACGGTCTTCCCATCCCGGTCGACTGGGGCGGTCCCGCCAACCGAAATATATGGCCCAACCCGCACCGCGCGGCTGAACCCGACAATCTGTTCCATCGGGTTTCCGTTTGATACCAACTGCCGCTTTAGTTCCGTCATGTCTTTCTCCTCTACAGGTATATCGTCTCAACGCATTGTATCGGAGTATCCGGTCTGAGAACGGTAAATCGCAGACATCGCCGAATTTGATGTGTTGCGCGCTGGTGAGAACGGCGCATGAACTTTGCAGCGGGGTCGGCACATGTCACGGCCATAGGGCCATTTCGGGTGTTTTGCGTGATTGAGGCAAATCAATGCTTCGATGCCGCCTTGCTGCTAATTTCTGGTTAGTTTGGGGGGAATGAGATGATCACTTTGGATGATATTGAAGACATGTCTGCGCTTACGCGCGCGGAGATCGACGCGCTTGCAGAACACGAACACTCGAATGAGTTCGATGCCGCTGTCATGGGGGACTACCTCATGCATGTTCATCACGGCCCCCAAAAAGTTCATCAGATGATTTGCGAGGATATTCGCGCCGCATTGCACGACGACAACGCGCCCCACGCGCGTAAACTGTTCGCTGTTCTGCGTGGGTTTCTTTACGAATACCCGGAAGCCGCCCGCGGCGTGGGCGACTAACACCACAAACCAGACCACAGCATTTGAACAGGTCGCTGGGTAGGTTATGCGCGCAGCCAGACCAACCAGATGAACCATACGCGATACTCGTTTAAATCACCTTTTTTGCCCGATACCCTGATGACGGTCACAGCTGGCCCTTGTTGACCAAATTGCGGTGCCGATGAACCCACCACCCTGAATTTCATTCCACTGGTTGAGGTCTTACGTCGCGTCTGGTGGGCAATCTCCGACAGTGCGAAGCTGCAGTTGCTTTGCAAGATGTTGCCATACCTGCTCGGCATGCTCAGATTGGGCCTCAGAAAGGCGCACCATACGAATGATCAGCGGTTGCGAAGGCAAGACATCGTCGATCCGCACCAGCGAGCCATTGGACATATGATCACCAACAAGGGATTGCGGCAACCATGCGATACCAATGCCCGTTAGCACCAGTTGCAGCATCGCCAGTGTCAGTGCGGTTTCGGCGATTGCCGACACAGTGGTGCCTTTTGGCAAGCGCGGGTTGATCATTCGGGCAAATACCTGCCCCAGAAAGACCTCAGGTGGATAGCTTATCATCGGAAGAAACGCCACGTCGGCCTTGGTGCGGCCGTTCGGCGTCGCGACCGGGATCAACATGTCCGTCCCAAGCGTGACCGTTTCGAAAGCATTGCCGGGCTCGGGTGTTTCATCACCCGGAAGCGCATACATAATCGCAAAATCGACCTGCTTGGAGATCAGATGCATCAGGCATTCGTCCTGATTGCCTGAACGCACCCGCGTTGATGTCTGACCATTTGCGGTCAAAGCCAGAACCACTTGCGGCGACACGGTGGTCGTCAGCGCGTGCTGACAGACAAAACCCAGTGATTTCGCGGTCTGGTCGCTGGCGGTCTTCATTGTGTGGCGCAACGTGTGCAATCGCGCGCTAAGATCACGCAGCTCGGGTTCAAGCGCCTGCACACCGGGCATAAGGGTTACAGGTTTGCGGCGGCGGTCAAACAGCGTCGCACCGATGCTGTCTTCGATAATTCGCACCCGGCGCGTAAAGGCCGACTGAGTCAGCAGCCGTCGTTCCGCCGCCCGCGCCAGCGAACCGCCATCAAGCACCGCCAAAATATCGTCAATCCATTCAAGCCGCATGGAACATCGATAGCGTAACCCGCTGTAACTTGCAATTAATGCAACTTATTGGCCAAATTTTGCATTAGGAACTGCCCTCTTTAGTGGATAAATTGATGAAAGCCAAAATTAGGAGTCCTCCCATGCATCTCGCCCGCTTTCCCCGCCTGCACCTTGCCCACCTGCCCACGCCGCTTGAGCCGATGAAGCGGCTGTCCAAGGAACTGGGTTGCGAGATCTGGATCAAGCGCGACGATTGCACTGGCATGTCGACGGGCGGAAACAAGACCCGCAAGCTTGAATTCCTGATGGCGGAAGCCGAGGCACAGGGCGCTGACATGGTCATGACGCAGGGGGCGACCCAAACCAACCATGGCCGCCAGACCGCGGCATTTGCCGCCAAGCTGGGCCTTGACTGTCACATCCTTTTGGAAGACCGCACCGGCTATCAGGATGGCAACTACAACACCAACGGCAATGTGCTGCTTGATCATCTGCATGGCGCCACGACCGAGAAATTCCCCGGTGGCCACGATATGGTGGCCGAGATGGAAAAAGCCGCCGAGACATTTCGTGCAGCCGGGCGCAATGTCTATGTCATCCCCGGTGGCGGGTCCAATGCGACCGGCGCGCTTGGTTATGTGAACGCTGCCTTCGAGCTGTTGTCGCAGGCGAATGACGCAGGGTTGAGGATCGACCGTCTGGTGCATGCCACCGGGTCATCCGGCACCCAAGCCGGGCTTGTCACCGGTATGTGCGCGATGAATTCTCTAGTACCCGTGCTGGGTATTGGCACGCGCGCGCCGCAGCCCAAACAAGAGCAAATGGTGTTTGATCTGGCCTGCAAGACAGCGGAAAAACTGGGCTGCCCCGGTGTGGTCAAACGTGAGGATGTGATGGCCAATACCAATTATGTTGGCGAAGGGTATGGCCTGCCGACCGAAAGCGGGATCGAGGCGATCCGCATGTTTGCCGAATTGGAAGGCATCCTTCTGGACCCCTGCTATTCGGCCAAGGGTGCCGCTGGCCTGATCGATCTGGCGCGCAAGGGCGAGTTCAAGGATCAGCGCGTCGTATTTCTGCATACCGGTGGCGCCGCGGCATTGGGTGGCTATGACTTCGCCTTTGACAACTCCAGCCGCTGGGTGAATGTCTGACCAATGGCCGATCTTCGCACCATCGGGGTTCTTGGTGGCATGGGTCCCGAAGCAACCGTCCTACTTCAGCGCAAGCTGATCGAGGCGGTGCAGCCTCGCGATGACAGCGATCATATTCCTTTGCTCATTGACATGAACCCGCAGGTTCCGTCACGGATCGCCCATCTGATTGAGAGCAACGGCACCGATCCGGGCCCAACGCTTGCTGAGATGGCGCAGCGGCTTCAGACCGCCGGGGCCGTGGCATTGGCAATGCCCTGCAATACCGCACACCACTATGCGAAGGCGATCACCGACGCGGTCGATATTCCCCTTCTGAACATGGTCGATCTGGCTGCGGACCATGCGGCCAAAACGCTTGGGACTGGGGGATGTGTCGGTCTGTTGGCCTCGCCTGCAGTGCGGCGTATCCGACTTTTTGAAACGGCGCTTTCAGCGCGCGGTTTGTCTGTTATCTGGCCCGCAAAAGATCAGCCCATGCTGGATGCGATCCGTGCAATCAAGGCGGGCGACGCCGGTACGTCGCCCCGTGACACGCTGCTGTCGGCGTCAACCGAGCTGGCCGCTGCAGGAGCAGAGCTGCAATTCGTCGCCTGCTCTGAATTCTCTATCATCGCCGACAGTGTCGCACCGGAGGCCAATGTTCTGGACACTATTGATTTGCTCACAAGTTCGATTATCGAGACTTCACGGGCAGGTTTCTCGGGCAAATCTGAATAATCCGTGGGCCAATTACGCAAGCGCTGATTGCACACTGCTACCTCCCAGCTCAGATTCGGTAATTGCCCGGCCTGCACCCATAGAAAGGAAGACCCATGACCCAGATCGAACGAATGCACAGCACCGGCCGGATGAGCCGGATCGTCATCCATGGTGAAACCATTTATCTTTGCGGCCAAGTGGGTGAGGCCGGGGCCAGCGTGGCAGACCAGACCCGCCAGACCCTAGCAAAGATCGAAGGCCTTCTGGCCGAAGCAGGCTCTGACAAGACCAAGATCCTGCAAGCGATCATCTGGCTGGCTTCGATGGACGATTTTGCTGAGATGAACGCGGTTTGGGATGATTGGGTCCTCCCTGGCACAGAACCCGCCCGCGCTTGTGGCGAAGCGGCACTGGCCCGACCCGAATTGAAGGTCGAGATTACCATCACCGCCGCACGCTAGCGCTTTACAACAATTCCCAGAGCTTGCGCGCTGTCGGATCGAAAGCCGCTGGATTGGACAGCGCAGAAATCGTCAAACTGGTGCACCAACCCTCGTCCCCAATCGGTACCAACACGCCGTTGGCAAGTTCTGCAGCAATGGCTGTTTCGGGCATCCATGCAAACCCGCTTCCGGTCACAAGACGTCGCTTGATTGTCTCGACCAGGCTATCGACATAGATCTTTTCAACATTCAGCGGTTGGCGGCCGATAATATTCTCAACCACCATGCCCAAGAACGACGACCGCTCATAGGCCAGATAAGGGATCGGTGGGCCGTCCTGCCGGCCAAGATCCCAGCCCCGTGCGCGCACCGCTTCTGTGGCGGCCACCGGGATCAGCCGATCGGTCAACAGGTCTTTTCGCGCAAATGCGGCCCCGTCTATCATGGGTGAGACGGAATGATGGTAATAACACAGCATCACATCCACCGCGCCCTCTACCAAAAGTTCACAACAGGTGCTCAGGGAATCAGACACCACACGCGTGCGTAGGTCGCGAATTTGCCGTTGCATCTCTTCAATCCGAGTGGCGAGGTAGTTCACTGAAATCGTGTGAAGTACCGAAAATCGGACAAATTGGCTGTCTCCCCGATCAGCATCGCGCAATGATTGCCGCGATTCCGACAGTTGAGAAATCGCGGCTAGCGCGACCGGAAGAAACTGCTGACCCGCTTCTGTTAACTGCACCGGATAAGTCGCACGGTTGACCAAGGGCAAACCGACCCAACTTTCCAACGCCTTGATTCTGCGGCTGAAAGCCGATTGCGTAATGTTCCTTTCGTCAGAGGCGCGGGTGAAGTTCAAGGTCCGAGCCAGGCATTCAAAATCACGTATCCAATTTAAGTCCATGCGTTGCTGCACCTGTTTTTGGGATCCGCCCAAGTATAGTTAATCTATGCAAAAAAAGAATAGTTTGATGAAATGTTCGAATTGGCCCTCTTAAAACTTCGCGGTCTAGACTTTTGGGCAGTGCCCGGCGCGCTGTCTAAAAACCAGTTCCCGGTCCACATTTGCGGCACTTAAGCCAATTTAGCGCGAAGTCTCCGCTCAGTGTGGAACCCAAAAGAACCAAAATAAGCGCCAGAAAACCGGCGCATCTCAACAGAGGAGACTACAATGAAAACCAAACTGAAATCGCTTGGCCTTGCGGCTGCAGTCAGCGTCTTTTCGATGCCCGCGCTGGCGGCCGAAGAGGTGAAAATCGGTGTGCCATCTTGGACCGGCGCGCAAGCCATTGCCCACCTTCTGGGCGCGGTTGTTGAAATGCGGATTGGCGGAACGGTTGAATTCGTGCCCGGCAACAATGCCACGATTTTCCA
This window contains:
- a CDS encoding LysR family transcriptional regulator yields the protein MRLEWIDDILAVLDGGSLARAAERRLLTQSAFTRRVRIIEDSIGATLFDRRRKPVTLMPGVQALEPELRDLSARLHTLRHTMKTASDQTAKSLGFVCQHALTTTVSPQVVLALTANGQTSTRVRSGNQDECLMHLISKQVDFAIMYALPGDETPEPGNAFETVTLGTDMLIPVATPNGRTKADVAFLPMISYPPEVFLGQVFARMINPRLPKGTTVSAIAETALTLAMLQLVLTGIGIAWLPQSLVGDHMSNGSLVRIDDVLPSQPLIIRMVRLSEAQSEHAEQVWQHLAKQLQLRTVGDCPPDAT
- a CDS encoding aspartate/glutamate racemase family protein; translated protein: MADLRTIGVLGGMGPEATVLLQRKLIEAVQPRDDSDHIPLLIDMNPQVPSRIAHLIESNGTDPGPTLAEMAQRLQTAGAVALAMPCNTAHHYAKAITDAVDIPLLNMVDLAADHAAKTLGTGGCVGLLASPAVRRIRLFETALSARGLSVIWPAKDQPMLDAIRAIKAGDAGTSPRDTLLSASTELAAAGAELQFVACSEFSIIADSVAPEANVLDTIDLLTSSIIETSRAGFSGKSE
- a CDS encoding ATP-binding cassette domain-containing protein; the encoded protein is MVSKLFPVVINDASVRRAGKVLLAPTDLTLKGHGVTIVIGPNGAGKTSLLRMLHGIARLGSGSITWACPDDEARRRQAFVFQSPIIMRRSVLGNLVYPLRQTGMSRADANARAAQAADEVGLGEMLDRPALFLSGGERQKLALARALITKPDLLFLDEPCASLDGRATREIEAILTRTATAGTRLIMSTHDMGQARRLATEVIFLLNGKIHEHSPAEQFFAGPTTAQAAAFLKGDIVE
- a CDS encoding fumarylacetoacetate hydrolase family protein, whose product is MRIASFTADGVSYYGAITDAGAVALSQGFPQWPTLYDVIAAGGLDDLIVAATGKTVTHTDFTFDMVMPNAPRILCVGVNFPDRNAEYKDGSAQPKYMSLFPRFASGFTGHDRPLIRPPENHTLDYEGEVAIVIGKAGRRITAEAAYDHIAALTLCNEGTIRDWVRHAKFNVTQGKNWDRSGSIGPWLVPFTDAAQLDDARIQTHVNGELRQDDTLDRMMFPIREEIAYISTFMTLQPGDIIVTGTPTGAGARFDPPRYLKPGDVVEVSVEGIGTLRNTVEDEVV
- a CDS encoding ABC transporter permease, with protein sequence MIDIWSGMTQAFWLLVTLDADLVEITLRSLRVTLTALVIACAIALPLGAFLAVRRFRARRVTIAVLNALMGLPPVVVGLIVYVLFSRSGPLGVFGLLFTPTAMIIAQVIIITPLIASIAHQALRELWSDYHDLLISMNTTQRQRIQALLWDGRRALLTAALAGFGRAIGEVGAIMVVGGNIDHHTRVLTTAIALETGKGDFALALGLGFVLIFMAIAVNLAIHVISRTEQGGRW
- the hpaD gene encoding 3,4-dihydroxyphenylacetate 2,3-dioxygenase, which translates into the protein MGQIVQAAKITHVPSIWMSHTMEKYKGIRQPAIDGYAKLRQDAIDRGVDTFVIFDTHWITNQGFHLNAKPHHKGRFISHELPHMLADMEFDYQGDSELAASILSVLEERGERAMGHAQPDLGMEYGTLLPMHFINEGVNARVLPVAVNQFSSIEENRRWGAAIAEGIRRSDRKVAIFASGSLSHDFTPNERSVDGLNSVNGEFNRQMDMRVLELWAGGRWGEFLDLLPDYAVKCTGECAMNDTALLFGALGWKDYDGEIDIYTPYFGSSGTGQANISFSV
- a CDS encoding substrate-binding domain-containing protein; translation: MIRFILGAITSLALAGTALADDMKLAVTTSFHNSGLADILLPQIKQDTGIEVQLLVVGTGQAIKLGAGGDVDAILVHSRSAEEEFLAEGLGTHRREIMYNDFVFIGPKADEAKLAEATSATDALTRIATATAPFVSRGDDSGTHKKERSLWAAADLAPSGAWYNEVGAGMGAALNTAAALDAYIMSDRASWLNFANKGELALIYAGDPLLFNQYAFLPVNSEKHPHVKAALTAKLEDWLVSETAKLLINGYRINGETLFVFNAD
- a CDS encoding RidA family protein, coding for MTELKRQLVSNGNPMEQIVGFSRAVRVGPYISVGGTAPVDRDGKTVGIGDVHAQTTQCFEIIKAALEQAGSGLQDIVRTRVILTDIENWKAAIDARKPYCLDARPVDTIMAVTRFVNPEWLVEIEVDAVIADHAGQ
- a CDS encoding LysR family transcriptional regulator — encoded protein: MNFTRASDERNITQSAFSRRIKALESWVGLPLVNRATYPVQLTEAGQQFLPVALAAISQLSESRQSLRDADRGDSQFVRFSVLHTISVNYLATRIEEMQRQIRDLRTRVVSDSLSTCCELLVEGAVDVMLCYYHHSVSPMIDGAAFARKDLLTDRLIPVAATEAVRARGWDLGRQDGPPIPYLAYERSSFLGMVVENIIGRQPLNVEKIYVDSLVETIKRRLVTGSGFAWMPETAIAAELANGVLVPIGDEGWCTSLTISALSNPAAFDPTARKLWELL
- the hpaE gene encoding 5-carboxymethyl-2-hydroxymuconate semialdehyde dehydrogenase; its protein translation is MAALDENLKKRDGYLSRFRQGGIQNRIGGVDRAGAGGTFTTQSPVDKSLICDVAHGTAADIDAAAQAAHAAFADWRDMAAAERRKILINVAEAIEARAEEIALCECWDTGQTIRFMSKAALRGAENFRYFADQIVQSRDGQHLKSPTLMNVTTRVPIGPVGVITPWNTPFMLSTWKIAPALAAGCTVVHKPAEASPLSARLLVEIAEEAGLPAGVLNTVNGFGEDAGKALCEHPLIRAIAFVGESRTGSLITKQGADTLKRNHLELGGKNPVIVFDDADLERALDAVIFMIYSINGERCTSSSRLFVQDTIREEFEARLTQRVNNIKVGHPLDPVTEIGPLVTEDHFNKVTSYFDIARQDGATVAAGGETVRKDGYFVRPTLFTNATNDMRIAREEIFGPVLTSIPFSTEEEALAMANDTEYGLTGYVWTNDLTRALRFTDKLEAGMIWVNSENVRHLPTPFGGVKASGIGRDGGDWSFEFYMEQKHIGFATGDHKIMRLGA
- a CDS encoding RidA family protein; the protein is MTQIERMHSTGRMSRIVIHGETIYLCGQVGEAGASVADQTRQTLAKIEGLLAEAGSDKTKILQAIIWLASMDDFAEMNAVWDDWVLPGTEPARACGEAALARPELKVEITITAAR
- a CDS encoding D-cysteine desulfhydrase: MHLARFPRLHLAHLPTPLEPMKRLSKELGCEIWIKRDDCTGMSTGGNKTRKLEFLMAEAEAQGADMVMTQGATQTNHGRQTAAFAAKLGLDCHILLEDRTGYQDGNYNTNGNVLLDHLHGATTEKFPGGHDMVAEMEKAAETFRAAGRNVYVIPGGGSNATGALGYVNAAFELLSQANDAGLRIDRLVHATGSSGTQAGLVTGMCAMNSLVPVLGIGTRAPQPKQEQMVFDLACKTAEKLGCPGVVKREDVMANTNYVGEGYGLPTESGIEAIRMFAELEGILLDPCYSAKGAAGLIDLARKGEFKDQRVVFLHTGGAAALGGYDFAFDNSSRWVNV